The sequence CGTGCCGTTCGGCGTACACCGTCGTGCCGTCGGGGCGGACCAGGGCGCACTTCATCGCGGTGCCGCCCACGTCCAGCGCGACGACGACCTCGTCGCCTGAGGTCACGCGAGGACCACGGAGCGGGTCAGGTGCCGGGGCGCGTCCGGGTCGAGGCCGCGGCTGGTGGCCAGCGCCACGGCGAAGCGCTGGGCGAGGATCAGGTCGGCCATCGGGTCCACCGGGGTCCGCCCGGCCGCCCAGCTGGTCAGCACCGTGCGCCAGCCGTGGGTGCGGCTGTGCACGAAGGTGGCGCCGGTGGCGGCGACGTCCTCGGGCAGCCCGTCGGGGATCCCGCCGAACGCCCAGACCAGCCGGCCCGGGGCGGCGATCGAGATCGGCCCATGCCGGTAGTCCATCGCCGGGTACGCCTCGGCCCAGAAGGTGGCTGCCTCGCGGCACTTCAGCGCGGCTTCCTGGGCCAGCCCCACGGTCCAGCCGCGCCCGAGGAAGGTGACCTGCTCGACGGTGGCCGGGGCGATCGGCAGCGGGGCCCGGACGGCCACTTCGGCGTCGGCGGCCAGCCGGCCCAGGTCGTCGCCGAGGTGAGCGCGGAGCAGGGCGAGCGCGGTGGTGGCGAACCGGGTCTGCACGACCGAGTGCTCGTCGGCGAAGGGCATGGTCACCGCGGCGTCGGCCACTTCGACCGCCGGTGAGGCCGGGTCGCCGACCAGGACCGTGGTCGGGACCTGGCCGCGCAGCGCGGCGA comes from Micromonospora viridifaciens and encodes:
- a CDS encoding SIS domain-containing protein, which produces MAYVHAEIASQPDCWREAARLAPTVADRLPRPGERVAVIGCGTSWFMAMAYAGLREHAGQGETDAFQASEFPTGRRYDRLIAITRSGTTTEVLELLAALRGQVPTTVLVGDPASPAVEVADAAVTMPFADEHSVVQTRFATTALALLRAHLGDDLGRLAADAEVAVRAPLPIAPATVEQVTFLGRGWTVGLAQEAALKCREAATFWAEAYPAMDYRHGPISIAAPGRLVWAFGGIPDGLPEDVAATGATFVHSRTHGWRTVLTSWAAGRTPVDPMADLILAQRFAVALATSRGLDPDAPRHLTRSVVLA